In Actinomadura luteofluorescens, the sequence ACCCGCCTCCCTCTCCAGCAGCGCCCCCCGCAGATCCCGCTTCACCCGCGCCGCCGCCCGGCCCGCCACCAGCGCCACCACCCACGCCAGCACCGCCCGCCCGGCCACCACCACCGCCAGCCACGGCAACGGCCCCGCATCCAGACCCGCCACCGCCCGCACCAGCAACTCCGCCTGCACCACCAGCAGGACACCCTGCCCCGCCGCCAACACCACCAGCAGCACCATCACCCGGCCGGCGACCAACCGCAGCAAACGCCGCTCGACACCCTTCACCCCGACCCGCCTACAGGTACGAGGGCGACTCCACACGCCCCCGGAACGTCCACCACACCAGCGCCTGCGACGCCAACAGCAACGGCAGCACCACCACCGTCACCACCGCCGTCATCGTCAGCCCCGCACCCTCCGCCACGACCCGCGACCACTCCACCTGCACCCCGGCCACCACCGGCGCCCCCGCCATCACCAGCGCCGACAACCCGTACCGCGCCGGAACCCGCCCGGCACGCTCCGCCAGCCCTGCCGGAAGGCGCCAACGAGCGAAACCCGCACCATGCCAGGCGAACAGCGCCGCCAACGGCAACCCCGCAACACTCCCCACACCCAGCCCGCCACCGGCCAGCACCGACCCCAGCACCGACCCCCACGCCAGCGCCAGCGCCCAGCTCCCCGCCACGATCGCCGCGTCCCACACACCACGCCACGCCGCCGCGTCCACCCGGCCCCGCAACCACAGGCCCATGTCCCGCACGACCCACCCGAACAGCAGCACCGCGAACAGCGGATACAGCTCCTCCACCAGCCCGTGCTCCAGCCCCGGGAACGCGCCCGCCACCAGGCCCGCCGCCGCCACCAGCCACACCTCGTTGCCCAGGAAGAACGGCGCGAACGACGCGATCACCAACCGCCGCTCCCGCTGGTCCCGCCCCAGCCACGGCAGCAGCATCCCCACCCCGACATCGGCGCCCGCCAGCACCAGATAGCCGGCCGAGAACACCGCCAGCAACACCACCGCGAGAGAATCCATCACCAGGCTCCAGTCAGAACGTCGGGCTCATCAACGGCGCGGCCGGCTCCGCCGGGGGAGAGGCACCCAGCCCCGCACCCTCCGGCCCCCGCCGCGCGAACCGCGCCAGCAGCCACGCGTTCACCCCGAACAGCACCGCGAACAGCACCGAGAACGCCACGAACGACACCGTGATCGCCCCCGACCCCACACCCGGCGACAACGCGTCCCGCGTCTTCAGCACCCCGTACACCATCCACGGCTGCCGCCCCACCTCACGGAACACCCACCCCGCCAGCATCGCCACATACGGCAGCGGCACCGCCGCGATCATCAGCACGTGGAACACCCGCCCCCGCACCAGCCACCGCCCGAACGGGAACTTCACCAACGCCACCGCCGCCACCAGCAGCATCAGCAACCACACCGTCACCATCACCGCCTCGCCGACCCCCGCCAGCACCGGCGCCCGATAGTCGTCCGGCCCGAACCGCGCCGTGAAATCCGCCACCGCGGCAGCCGCCTCATGCCCACCCGTCTTCGTCGGCTGCGCGTACTGGAACTGCATCCCGCCGAACACCACCACCGGCATCACCGACACCATCACCGTCAGCAACCCGATCCGCATCGACCGCCGGAAGAACTCCACCTCCGACGTCCGCCGCAGCAGATGAAAACCACTCACCCCCGCCATGAAGAACCCCGCCGTCAGCAACCCCCCGAACAGCACATGGAAGAACGCCAGCAACGCCGTCGGATTCGCCAGCAGCGCCCCCACGTCGTCCAGCCGCGCCACACCGTCCACCATCACGAACCCCACCGGACGCTGCAGCCACCCGTTCGCCACCAGCACGAAGTACGCCGACAGATACGCCGTCAACGTCACCACCCAGATCAGCGCCAGATGCACCCACCGGTTCAGCCGATCCCACCCGAAGATCCACAACCCCAGGAACGTCGACTCCACGAAGAACGCCACGATCGTCTCCAGCGCCAACGGCGCCCCGAACACGTTCCCCGTCACCCGCGACAGCCCCGACCAGTTCAACCCGAACTGGAACTCCATCACCAACCCGGTGACGATCCCCACCGCATAGTTGATGACATACAACTGCCCCCAGAACCGCACCATCCGCGCATGCACCGCACTGCCCGACACCACCGCACGCGTCTGCGTCAACGCCACCAGCGTCGCCAACCCCAGCGTCAGCGCCACGAACAGAAAATGCGTGCCGGCCGTCAACGCGAACTGCACCCGCGCCAGAACCAGCGGGTCCGCACCCATCAGCACACGCTCCAAGAATCGATCCGCAACGACCCCACGATCCTCGGCCCGCACCCGCCACCCGCGAATCCGGCGAGAGCGTTCAACCGCCATGCGCCTTTCGCGTACCGACCACCCGCCGCCTACGCCTCCGGATGTACACCGCCGCACCAAGCCCCCAACCCCAGCACGACCGCAACCCCCAGCTACGGCAGCGCCGCCACCCCATCAACACCCGGCCCCGCCCACCGCGACCCCGCGCATAGCCCGCGACGGTGGACTGCACCACCAGCACCGTCGCCCGCGCCCCGCCACCCACCCGCCCCTGCAACCGCGCGCCCGCCGCCATTGCCCAATCGACGACTCGGTCCACTTCGAAGAGCAGGCTGACACCTCCAGTCGCCTGCACCCACTCCAGCGCCCGGCGCTCCGCGACGAGCTGCTCGCCTACGCGCGGACCGGCGACACCGCGCACATCTCCGAGATGTTCCGCCCGGTGCGCGGCAACCAGCACATCCTGGACGTCCTCTAGGTCCAACACGCCCACCGTCTGCGCATTCACGACGGCGCGTTCTCCGCGATGGACCTCACAGCCCGCCACCCCCGCACCGGCGACTGCCGTCCACGGTCAAGTTCCTGGGCCAAACCCTTACGTCCGCCGGCGAACCCCAACGCGACCTGCAGCGGGAAACGACCTACGACGGACTGCGCGCCGCCCAAGCCAAGGTCAACCGGCGCGGCCGCAGACACCGCCAGCGTCCGCTCCGCCTACTCCGCCGGAACCTCCATCGCCGCCCTCGCCCGCCAGCACCGAGTCGCGCCGTTGCGCCATCCGAACCGCCGTCGCCGACCTGCTGCCCAACCACATCCTCGAAGCCCGTCAAGGGCGCCCCAGCCAGGGCCGACACCGAGTGCCGGCCACGTCGACATGCCCGGCAAGGGTCGCCGACCTCCTGCGCGCCGCCGACCGACGACACCGAAGAGGCCGC encodes:
- a CDS encoding cytochrome d ubiquinol oxidase subunit II codes for the protein MDSLAVVLLAVFSAGYLVLAGADVGVGMLLPWLGRDQRERRLVIASFAPFFLGNEVWLVAAAGLVAGAFPGLEHGLVEELYPLFAVLLFGWVVRDMGLWLRGRVDAAAWRGVWDAAIVAGSWALALAWGSVLGSVLAGGGLGVGSVAGLPLAALFAWHGAGFARWRLPAGLAERAGRVPARYGLSALVMAGAPVVAGVQVEWSRVVAEGAGLTMTAVVTVVVLPLLLASQALVWWTFRGRVESPSYL
- a CDS encoding cytochrome ubiquinol oxidase subunit I, with product MLMGADPLVLARVQFALTAGTHFLFVALTLGLATLVALTQTRAVVSGSAVHARMVRFWGQLYVINYAVGIVTGLVMEFQFGLNWSGLSRVTGNVFGAPLALETIVAFFVESTFLGLWIFGWDRLNRWVHLALIWVVTLTAYLSAYFVLVANGWLQRPVGFVMVDGVARLDDVGALLANPTALLAFFHVLFGGLLTAGFFMAGVSGFHLLRRTSEVEFFRRSMRIGLLTVMVSVMPVVVFGGMQFQYAQPTKTGGHEAAAAVADFTARFGPDDYRAPVLAGVGEAVMVTVWLLMLLVAAVALVKFPFGRWLVRGRVFHVLMIAAVPLPYVAMLAGWVFREVGRQPWMVYGVLKTRDALSPGVGSGAITVSFVAFSVLFAVLFGVNAWLLARFARRGPEGAGLGASPPAEPAAPLMSPTF